The following proteins are co-located in the Blastopirellula marina genome:
- a CDS encoding glycosyltransferase, with protein MKPDLTIGLAHFRDYDGVYFTLQSLRLQNRDLLSRIEFILVDNSPDSAEGAAVKEFFERHIAIAGTTSQYVPMRSPIGTSISRQRIFDVATSDNVLVLDCHVLLPPAAIRKLLEWYEQYPTSRDIYSGPLVYDDMENFVTHFNDQWRAEMWGTWGSAWQCMCSDQGLRFSTHNENGCLDYRSVEMGFDILTECSTCGGKFPEMEYPGHERQLKSKGYRQLAANDNDEPFEVPGMGLGLFSCRKEAWPGFNEHARGFGGEELYIHEKVRRQGGKAICLPWLRWVHRFHRVHGVPYRVSAWNKIRNYVLEFQELDRDVLPVYQHFVEQGSMSQEAWDYLLEDPIAHTEAPIFPAIRSRTSNREFDEAIQADCKTLMDANSMFSSQ; from the coding sequence ATGAAGCCTGACCTCACAATTGGATTGGCTCATTTTCGCGATTACGATGGCGTTTACTTCACGTTGCAGTCATTACGTCTTCAGAATCGTGACTTGCTTTCTCGAATTGAGTTTATTCTTGTCGACAATTCGCCTGACAGTGCCGAGGGAGCGGCGGTTAAAGAGTTTTTTGAACGGCACATAGCAATCGCGGGGACGACCTCGCAATATGTGCCAATGAGATCTCCGATTGGGACCTCGATTTCGCGTCAGAGGATCTTCGACGTTGCGACCTCCGACAACGTATTGGTTCTGGATTGTCATGTGCTGCTCCCTCCGGCGGCGATTCGTAAATTGTTGGAATGGTACGAGCAATACCCGACCTCGCGCGACATTTACAGTGGGCCGCTGGTTTACGACGACATGGAGAACTTTGTGACCCACTTTAATGACCAATGGCGGGCAGAGATGTGGGGAACGTGGGGCAGTGCCTGGCAGTGTATGTGCTCGGATCAAGGTCTTCGGTTTTCTACCCACAACGAGAATGGTTGCTTAGACTACCGGTCGGTCGAAATGGGATTCGATATTCTGACAGAATGTTCGACCTGCGGAGGTAAGTTTCCGGAGATGGAATATCCTGGCCATGAACGCCAATTGAAAAGTAAAGGCTATCGACAGCTCGCCGCTAACGACAATGACGAGCCGTTTGAAGTACCTGGAATGGGCCTGGGACTATTCAGTTGTCGAAAGGAGGCTTGGCCTGGTTTCAACGAGCATGCGCGGGGTTTCGGCGGCGAGGAACTTTACATCCACGAAAAAGTCCGCCGCCAGGGAGGAAAGGCAATATGTCTGCCGTGGTTACGTTGGGTTCATAGGTTTCATCGCGTCCATGGCGTTCCTTATCGAGTATCAGCTTGGAATAAGATTCGCAATTACGTGTTGGAATTTCAAGAGCTGGATCGCGACGTTCTTCCGGTCTATCAACATTTCGTTGAGCAAGGCTCCATGAGCCAAGAGGCATGGGATTATTTGTTAGAAGATCCTATTGCCCATACAGAAGCGCCGATTTTCCCCGCTATTCGATCTCGAACTTCCAATCGAGAGTTTGACGAAGCAATTCAGGCAGATTGCAAAACGCTGATGGACGCGAACTCAATGTTTTCCTCCCAGTGA
- a CDS encoding glycosyltransferase family 2 protein, giving the protein MSLHLPGEKCVQEPLISCIMPTYGRPDYVNEAIAMFLAQDYPRKELVILNDCPGQRFACDQPGIHVFNADERYPTLGEKRNAAIELAQGDIMAVWDDDDIYLPWRLSFSLAEMKRLATEFYRPAEFWAYWGSGPLHNNQAIREWVSHALVMFTKSLWRRVGGYPAQHLNEDDAFFQRVHEALQQSFISYPLLSEDRFFVLRGKSKYEHMCMSGGDSPLDLAPGNFELEPSPIADATLRQHVDQLIQTRQKEDNSLIGNDSLLISVCVALKNRSRLRVDDQTIELFPNSVRSLAQAAEDLVDLGSIELVVADFESDDWPLQEWLCKAAGNLRVNVVTMADPFSRGKGINAAVENATSDRIVLCDADMIVSSEAVRRAVDLVNSGKAWCPIYESLDRHGRHDCWQDLSHGMVALHRDWFAAAGRVPEFQSWGGEDDLFHNSLAEHVGIVRERSPFLRHQWHPESCRHEHYKNPRQSDFWKHMTEFRSDSSMKNEPMLRFYAVHPDWEGELHCFPSGRMMRPGIDSGSYELTSKQIILKWDKWPVETLDWDDEAEVYIDSVKNFRLRQFP; this is encoded by the coding sequence ATGAGCTTGCATCTACCAGGAGAGAAATGCGTACAGGAACCGCTGATAAGTTGCATCATGCCAACTTACGGGCGTCCTGACTACGTGAATGAAGCGATCGCAATGTTCCTCGCCCAGGACTATCCTCGCAAGGAATTAGTGATTCTCAACGACTGTCCTGGGCAACGATTTGCTTGCGATCAACCGGGCATTCATGTTTTCAATGCGGACGAGCGATATCCTACTCTGGGAGAAAAACGCAATGCGGCGATCGAATTGGCCCAGGGAGACATCATGGCAGTCTGGGATGACGACGATATTTATCTGCCATGGCGTCTTTCCTTCTCGCTTGCCGAGATGAAGCGACTAGCGACGGAATTCTACCGTCCCGCTGAATTCTGGGCCTATTGGGGATCAGGTCCGCTTCATAACAATCAGGCAATCCGCGAATGGGTGAGCCATGCCTTAGTGATGTTTACTAAATCACTATGGCGGCGCGTGGGTGGCTACCCTGCACAGCACCTCAATGAGGACGATGCATTTTTTCAGCGTGTTCACGAGGCATTACAGCAATCTTTCATCTCGTATCCACTACTCTCGGAAGATCGCTTCTTTGTCCTACGCGGCAAATCCAAGTACGAGCACATGTGCATGAGCGGTGGTGATAGTCCACTTGATCTGGCGCCAGGCAATTTTGAATTGGAGCCAAGTCCAATTGCTGACGCCACGCTACGCCAACACGTTGACCAACTTATTCAAACGCGTCAAAAGGAAGACAACTCGCTGATAGGTAATGATTCCCTACTTATTTCTGTCTGTGTCGCATTGAAAAACCGCTCTCGCCTTCGAGTGGATGATCAAACGATTGAATTATTTCCGAATAGCGTACGATCGCTTGCTCAGGCGGCCGAAGATCTGGTCGATCTCGGCAGCATCGAGTTGGTTGTCGCCGATTTTGAGTCCGACGATTGGCCACTCCAAGAGTGGCTTTGTAAAGCAGCCGGAAACTTAAGAGTCAATGTCGTTACGATGGCAGATCCGTTCTCTCGAGGTAAGGGAATTAATGCAGCCGTCGAAAATGCGACAAGCGATCGCATCGTTCTTTGTGATGCAGACATGATCGTCAGTTCGGAGGCAGTTCGGCGAGCCGTCGATCTTGTCAATTCTGGTAAAGCATGGTGTCCCATTTATGAAAGCCTTGATCGACACGGAAGGCATGACTGCTGGCAGGATCTTAGTCACGGAATGGTTGCGTTGCACCGCGATTGGTTCGCGGCCGCCGGTAGAGTGCCTGAGTTCCAGAGTTGGGGAGGTGAAGATGATCTATTCCATAATTCGCTTGCTGAACACGTTGGGATTGTTCGAGAAAGATCACCTTTTTTACGTCACCAATGGCATCCCGAATCATGTCGACATGAACACTATAAAAACCCCCGGCAGAGTGACTTCTGGAAACACATGACGGAGTTCAGATCTGATTCTTCGATGAAGAATGAGCCAATGCTTCGTTTTTACGCAGTTCACCCAGACTGGGAAGGGGAACTTCATTGCTTTCCAAGCGGACGAATGATGCGACCCGGAATCGACTCTGGTTCTTACGAGTTGACTTCGAAGCAGATAATTCTGAAGTGGGATAAATGGCCAGTGGAAACGCTGGACTGGGATGACGAAGCAGAGGTGTATATTGATTCGGTGAAGAATTTCCGACTTCGGCAATTCCCGTGA
- a CDS encoding alpha/beta hydrolase: MKSTLTISLVFLLLLGMHLPLVMAQDASDRPNRPRGFGGPIQLNEDDVAAFETPPKKFKTKREDIPHGKLEMVSYESKTVGTTRKMQVYTPPGFSADQKYPVLYLLHGIGGDETEWQRFANVDVMLDNLIADKKAVPMIVVMPNGRAQKNDRAEGNVFASAPAFANFERDLLDDVIPAIEAKYAVAADREHRAIAGLSMGGGQTLNFGLSHLDTFAWIGAFSSAPNTKPAIELIPDVEALQNQAKLIVLTCGNKDGLINISQAMHKFLKENNVDHTWHVDGHGHDPQHWSSSLYWFAQHVFQPVDEGSTN, from the coding sequence ATGAAATCAACGCTTACTATTTCGCTTGTCTTTCTTCTCTTGCTCGGTATGCATCTGCCTTTAGTCATGGCTCAAGATGCGTCGGATCGCCCAAATCGGCCGCGAGGGTTTGGAGGGCCGATTCAACTGAATGAAGATGACGTGGCTGCTTTCGAGACGCCTCCTAAGAAGTTCAAAACCAAACGAGAGGACATCCCTCACGGTAAGCTCGAGATGGTTTCGTACGAGTCGAAGACGGTCGGAACAACTCGAAAGATGCAGGTGTACACACCGCCAGGGTTCTCGGCAGATCAGAAGTATCCAGTGTTGTACTTGCTGCATGGTATTGGTGGTGACGAAACCGAATGGCAGCGATTTGCGAATGTCGACGTGATGCTCGACAACTTGATCGCAGACAAGAAAGCGGTTCCCATGATCGTCGTCATGCCAAACGGACGGGCTCAGAAGAATGACCGAGCGGAAGGCAACGTATTTGCCAGCGCACCGGCCTTCGCCAATTTCGAACGCGATTTGCTGGACGACGTCATCCCAGCGATCGAAGCGAAGTACGCTGTTGCCGCTGATCGAGAGCATCGGGCGATTGCTGGGTTGTCGATGGGGGGAGGGCAAACGCTTAACTTCGGACTGTCTCACTTAGACACGTTTGCGTGGATCGGGGCATTTTCTTCGGCGCCGAATACGAAGCCGGCCATCGAGCTGATTCCCGACGTTGAGGCACTGCAGAATCAAGCGAAGTTGATTGTTCTAACCTGTGGGAATAAGGATGGTCTGATCAATATCTCGCAAGCCATGCACAAATTCCTCAAGGAGAACAACGTTGATCACACCTGGCACGTCGACGGCCATGGACATGATCCACAGCATTGGAGCAGCAGCCTTTACTGGTTTGCCCAGCATGTCTTTCAGCCGGTCGATGAAGGATCGACAAATTAA
- a CDS encoding flavodoxin family protein, with translation MAVTKVLVLYHSNSGNTRRMAELVADGAELVDGTEVRLRDISEADHTDLEWCDGIAVGSPTNYGSVSWQMKKWWDEQPIENWGKRDGKIACVFSSAGAWGGGQEWTCMALFSILINYGFLVFGLTDYTGIKFSAHYGAIVAGEPREEKERKACLRLGQRLAEWASTMIEGRSENHPLKQTYDRFGDLGK, from the coding sequence ATGGCGGTGACAAAGGTATTGGTTCTCTATCATTCCAACAGTGGGAACACGCGTCGAATGGCAGAATTGGTAGCCGACGGCGCAGAATTGGTCGATGGGACCGAAGTTCGCCTGCGAGATATCTCGGAAGCAGATCATACCGATCTGGAGTGGTGCGATGGGATCGCAGTCGGCTCGCCGACAAACTACGGCAGCGTCAGCTGGCAGATGAAGAAGTGGTGGGACGAGCAACCGATTGAGAACTGGGGCAAGCGCGATGGCAAGATTGCCTGTGTCTTCAGTTCAGCAGGCGCCTGGGGCGGTGGACAAGAGTGGACTTGCATGGCGTTGTTTTCGATCTTGATCAACTACGGCTTTCTGGTCTTCGGCTTGACTGACTATACCGGGATCAAATTCTCAGCCCATTACGGAGCGATTGTCGCCGGCGAGCCGCGTGAGGAGAAGGAACGAAAAGCTTGTCTTCGCTTAGGACAACGCTTGGCTGAATGGGCCTCGACGATGATTGAAGGTCGCAGCGAGAATCACCCGCTGAAGCAAACCTATGATCGGTTCGGCGATCTCGGCAAATAG
- the amt gene encoding ammonium transporter, with translation MEISANTINEAWLIACAALVILMQAGFCCLEAGLARSKNSTNVAAKNVADFGLSAVIFWLFGFSLIFGTSHYGLFGFDSIPFAGDGSDSYSLAFFLFELTFCGTATTIIGGAVSERLRFTGYLVVAAVMSSLFYPLYAHWVWSQGGWLRNIGFVDFAGASVVHGVGAWVGLACCLLIGPRLNRFHKEKPVHYHGHNLPIASVGMFLLIFGWIGFNAGSAFQLDDRMPRIVTTTIMAGIGGATVAILCTRLCRRKKELETFINGFLAGLVAITACCNVVSLSSAMIIGAVASVIAMIGVKAMEFFEVDDPVSVVPVHGLAGVWGTLCVAIFGDLTLLGTGLTRWEQLESQFLGAVICFGWAFVGGYVVLTFVNFVYHLRVDAESETIGLNVAEHGDPSELYELLQLMESHHETGEFNAEFDLCSHTDVGQVAIAYNNLVTSLNRKQHQLESAIEELYETKRVVVESNRQIEALKHILDQHTLYSITDKKGKIIEVNEGFCRISGYTEDELIGRDHRILNSGHHPKSFWVNMWKTIARGETWRDEVCNRAKDGSLYWVDSTNVPFFDADGNIEKYVSLRFDITSRKEAETASEAARRELEMLLDAATNFAVIATDKQGIITTFNTGAERMLGYAAEELVGKETPMILHIESEINARRAELVEKYDEQIEGLDIFVKDASLGGYEDHEWTYNCKDGSTVTVQLVITPKRDPQGNIVGYMGVAQDITARKAAEHENLRLTERLDLALRASGTGLWDWDVQTGNVVFNDLWYQMLGYEPGEMPMTIETWLRLCHPDDLNLSQEALRRHFKGETNVYCCQVRARRKDGSWQWIRDIGEVVARDEQGRPKRMVGVHIDVQELHEAIETANSANAAKSEFLANMSHEIRTPMTAILGYSELLLGELAREDQTDEQFNALETIHRNGEHLLAIVNDILDMSKIDAGKLKLEIIPTRPASIVEEVVSLMNVRAVGKGIALRVRYNSAFPETIQSDPIRLRQVLLNVVGNAIKFTEIGEVTIGLEFDKERKRMLFRVTDTGIGMTPDQLQRITNFEAFSQADSSTTREFGGTGLGLRISNCLSQLLGGGIEIESEKGMGSTFTVSVATGNITRVRMIKPKRETLPEATPEISEESETPRITRVETGQKLSGIQILLAEDGIDNQRLISFVLRKAGADVKVVENGQLAYDEIKRVGAEGSSFDVFLTDMQMPVLDGYSTVRLLRSEGYQGKIIALTAHAMASDREKCIEAGCDGFATKPIDRAELISSIQKMICDTDSEAASQHTTPTEVS, from the coding sequence GTGGAGATTTCAGCCAATACAATCAACGAGGCGTGGCTCATCGCATGCGCTGCACTCGTTATTCTGATGCAGGCAGGCTTTTGCTGCCTGGAGGCTGGTTTAGCGCGCTCTAAGAACAGCACGAATGTCGCCGCGAAGAACGTCGCAGACTTTGGGCTCTCAGCGGTGATCTTTTGGTTGTTTGGATTTTCGCTGATCTTCGGAACATCGCATTACGGTCTATTCGGCTTCGATAGTATTCCCTTTGCCGGCGATGGTAGTGATAGCTACTCGTTGGCTTTTTTTCTGTTTGAACTGACCTTTTGTGGTACCGCCACGACGATCATCGGCGGAGCGGTCTCAGAACGGTTACGATTCACTGGCTATCTAGTAGTCGCGGCGGTGATGTCCTCATTGTTCTACCCCCTCTATGCTCACTGGGTGTGGAGCCAAGGTGGATGGCTACGAAACATTGGCTTTGTTGATTTCGCGGGCGCTAGCGTTGTTCATGGTGTGGGTGCGTGGGTCGGACTGGCATGCTGCTTATTGATTGGCCCGCGGTTGAATCGCTTCCACAAGGAGAAGCCCGTCCATTACCACGGACACAACTTGCCGATTGCTTCGGTCGGGATGTTTCTGCTTATTTTTGGGTGGATCGGCTTTAACGCGGGAAGTGCTTTTCAGCTAGACGATCGAATGCCACGCATCGTGACGACAACCATCATGGCAGGGATTGGCGGAGCTACGGTCGCCATCCTTTGTACTAGGCTGTGCCGTCGTAAGAAGGAACTCGAGACGTTTATCAATGGCTTTTTGGCTGGACTCGTTGCAATCACCGCTTGTTGCAATGTGGTATCGCTATCTTCCGCGATGATCATCGGAGCTGTGGCTAGTGTTATCGCCATGATCGGTGTGAAAGCGATGGAATTCTTTGAAGTGGATGATCCAGTCAGTGTGGTGCCCGTGCATGGATTGGCGGGTGTCTGGGGTACGCTTTGCGTGGCCATATTCGGTGATCTTACCCTACTGGGAACTGGACTGACTCGTTGGGAACAACTGGAGTCGCAGTTCCTGGGTGCGGTCATTTGTTTCGGTTGGGCGTTTGTCGGTGGCTATGTCGTGCTGACGTTTGTCAATTTCGTATATCACCTACGAGTTGACGCAGAGTCAGAAACGATCGGGCTGAACGTTGCCGAACATGGCGATCCTTCCGAGTTGTACGAACTGTTGCAATTGATGGAATCGCATCACGAAACGGGCGAGTTCAATGCCGAGTTTGACTTGTGTTCGCATACAGATGTGGGGCAAGTGGCGATCGCTTACAACAATTTGGTGACGTCACTTAATCGCAAGCAGCATCAGCTCGAGTCGGCTATTGAGGAATTGTACGAGACAAAGCGAGTCGTCGTCGAATCAAATCGTCAGATCGAAGCGCTGAAGCATATCCTTGACCAACATACGCTCTACTCGATCACCGATAAGAAGGGCAAAATTATCGAGGTGAATGAGGGCTTCTGTCGCATTTCTGGCTACACAGAAGACGAATTGATTGGAAGGGATCACCGCATCCTAAACTCAGGGCATCACCCCAAATCGTTTTGGGTGAATATGTGGAAAACAATCGCCCGGGGAGAAACGTGGCGTGACGAAGTGTGCAATCGCGCCAAGGATGGATCGCTTTACTGGGTCGATTCAACCAACGTTCCCTTCTTTGATGCCGATGGCAATATCGAGAAGTATGTCTCACTTCGATTTGATATTACTAGCCGAAAGGAAGCCGAAACAGCCTCGGAGGCGGCACGGCGCGAATTGGAAATGCTGCTGGATGCGGCGACCAATTTTGCTGTGATCGCGACCGACAAACAGGGGATAATCACCACCTTTAATACCGGTGCCGAACGGATGTTAGGCTACGCGGCGGAGGAGCTTGTGGGCAAGGAAACCCCAATGATCCTGCATATCGAATCGGAGATTAATGCCCGTCGCGCGGAGTTGGTCGAGAAGTATGACGAGCAGATCGAAGGGTTAGACATCTTCGTGAAAGACGCCTCACTCGGTGGTTACGAGGATCACGAGTGGACGTACAACTGCAAGGATGGATCGACCGTGACTGTCCAACTGGTGATCACACCGAAGCGAGATCCGCAAGGGAACATCGTTGGCTACATGGGTGTTGCGCAAGACATTACGGCTCGAAAGGCTGCGGAACACGAAAACTTGCGCCTGACCGAACGGCTTGATCTTGCCTTGCGTGCTTCTGGTACAGGTTTGTGGGACTGGGATGTCCAGACGGGTAACGTCGTCTTCAACGACCTTTGGTATCAGATGCTTGGTTACGAACCAGGCGAGATGCCGATGACAATTGAGACTTGGTTGCGTTTATGTCACCCCGATGACCTTAATCTGTCGCAAGAGGCGCTTCGTCGCCATTTCAAAGGTGAGACGAACGTCTACTGTTGTCAGGTGCGTGCCCGACGCAAGGACGGATCCTGGCAATGGATTCGTGATATCGGCGAGGTGGTGGCACGTGATGAACAGGGCCGGCCAAAGCGAATGGTCGGCGTTCACATCGATGTGCAAGAACTGCACGAAGCAATCGAGACTGCTAATTCAGCGAATGCTGCCAAGAGCGAATTTCTGGCGAACATGTCGCACGAAATTCGCACACCGATGACGGCAATTCTCGGTTACTCGGAACTTTTGCTGGGCGAACTTGCTCGCGAAGATCAAACGGACGAGCAGTTCAACGCCTTGGAAACGATCCATCGCAACGGAGAACATTTGCTGGCGATCGTGAACGATATTCTGGATATGTCGAAGATCGATGCCGGCAAACTGAAGTTGGAAATCATCCCCACGCGCCCTGCAAGTATTGTGGAAGAGGTGGTTTCATTGATGAATGTCCGCGCGGTTGGCAAGGGAATCGCATTAAGGGTTCGTTACAACAGTGCATTTCCTGAAACGATTCAATCTGATCCAATTCGTTTACGACAGGTGTTGCTAAACGTCGTCGGAAACGCGATCAAGTTCACCGAAATCGGAGAGGTGACAATTGGCTTGGAATTCGACAAAGAGCGAAAACGAATGTTATTCCGTGTCACAGATACGGGAATTGGAATGACGCCGGACCAACTACAGCGGATTACTAATTTCGAAGCGTTCAGTCAGGCCGACTCTTCGACAACGCGGGAGTTTGGCGGAACGGGATTGGGACTACGAATCTCGAATTGCCTGTCACAATTACTCGGTGGCGGTATTGAAATCGAGTCTGAAAAAGGCATGGGAAGTACATTCACTGTCTCGGTTGCAACGGGCAACATCACGCGCGTCAGGATGATTAAGCCGAAACGCGAAACCCTACCCGAGGCCACGCCCGAAATAAGCGAAGAATCCGAGACTCCCAGGATCACCAGGGTGGAAACAGGGCAGAAGCTTTCTGGCATCCAGATCTTATTGGCTGAAGATGGGATCGATAACCAACGCTTGATCTCGTTCGTTTTGCGTAAGGCTGGCGCAGACGTGAAGGTGGTCGAAAACGGGCAGTTGGCGTACGACGAGATCAAACGCGTTGGAGCGGAAGGAAGTTCATTTGATGTCTTCCTCACCGATATGCAGATGCCGGTTCTCGACGGATATTCGACTGTCCGATTGCTACGCTCGGAAGGATATCAAGGCAAGATTATCGCATTGACTGCTCACGCAATGGCTAGTGATCGCGAAAAATGCATCGAGGCAGGATGTGATGGGTTTGCGACTAAGCCAATTGACCGAGCAGAATTGATCAGCTCGATACAGAAAATGATCTGCGACACTGACAGTGAAGCGGCATCTCAGCATACAACTCCAACCGAAGTAAGTTAG
- the pelA gene encoding pectate lyase, with translation MAIRALLPFVLLLASSASLLAATPAERLVRRPSDWFTSEEGKQTLNHVLAWQTKHGDWPKNVDTTKPVPAAETRPNGTFDNGATVGELRLLAKAYRITQDPRYRDAFLAGFDHILAAQYANGGWPQYYPLNNKYNRYVTFNDWSMIRLMILLKDAATENDFAWLDESRRRQASEAVARGIDCIIKCQVVVDGKRTVWCAQHDEVTLAPAKARTFELVSLSGGESEGILTFLMRLEDPSPEVIAAVEAGVAWYETSKITGFHYQKADGERRLTADPMASPLWARFYEIETNRPIFCGRDGVKKYDVMEIDAERRNGYAWYGNWGEDVADAYRKWPHKN, from the coding sequence ATGGCTATCCGAGCATTGCTCCCATTCGTTCTATTGCTTGCCAGTTCGGCGTCACTATTAGCTGCCACGCCTGCTGAACGCCTTGTGCGTAGACCGTCGGATTGGTTCACCAGCGAAGAAGGGAAACAGACCCTCAATCATGTCCTTGCCTGGCAGACCAAGCATGGCGATTGGCCGAAAAACGTCGATACCACCAAGCCAGTTCCTGCCGCAGAAACGCGGCCTAATGGAACATTCGACAACGGCGCCACCGTGGGAGAACTACGCCTGTTGGCCAAAGCCTATCGAATTACCCAGGACCCGCGTTATCGAGATGCATTCCTTGCCGGCTTCGATCACATTCTGGCCGCCCAGTACGCCAACGGTGGGTGGCCTCAATACTACCCGTTGAACAACAAATACAACCGTTACGTTACCTTCAACGATTGGAGCATGATCCGCTTGATGATACTCCTGAAAGATGCGGCAACCGAAAACGACTTTGCCTGGCTTGATGAGTCCCGCAGACGCCAAGCAAGCGAGGCAGTCGCGCGCGGAATCGATTGCATCATCAAGTGTCAGGTTGTCGTCGATGGGAAACGCACTGTTTGGTGTGCTCAACATGACGAAGTGACCCTCGCTCCAGCGAAGGCACGTACTTTCGAGTTAGTCTCGCTTAGCGGAGGCGAAAGTGAAGGAATTCTGACCTTCCTGATGCGTCTCGAAGATCCATCGCCTGAAGTGATCGCCGCGGTTGAAGCGGGTGTTGCCTGGTACGAGACGTCGAAAATCACCGGCTTTCATTACCAGAAAGCAGACGGCGAGCGTCGTTTGACTGCCGACCCTATGGCAAGTCCGTTGTGGGCTCGCTTTTACGAGATCGAGACGAATCGACCTATCTTCTGTGGACGCGACGGAGTGAAAAAGTACGATGTCATGGAGATCGACGCCGAACGCCGCAACGGCTATGCCTGGTACGGGAACTGGGGCGAAGACGTGGCTGACGCTTACCGGAAGTGGCCACACAAGAACTAG
- a CDS encoding HD-GYP domain-containing protein — protein sequence MSTATDVASQRRNFLPVPLHTLCLTGTLPVDIYLGQEKESAPVLFRRRHIDIAGDELSTLLESGIETVYVPREQAEDYQNHLQNNVVSIIANHDLPLTDRLQFLGDTGRSMLREVFQGGQLDETIKQVGELSTYMSTIISENEVVVSELFDVLRHDYHTYTHVYNVASYSLLLAKGLGVSDEKELRDISMGGLLHDLGKLRIPLRILNKKERLTDTEWAIIQRHPTDGFIDLAVRDDMTEAQLMMVYQHHEKLDGSGYPVGIGGNELHFYAKVCAVVDIFEALTSNRPYRNPATKNEAMEILEGLTPNKLDQEMVQCWKALTIQ from the coding sequence ATGTCGACCGCAACCGATGTCGCGAGCCAACGGCGGAACTTTCTGCCTGTTCCGCTGCATACATTGTGCTTAACAGGCACACTGCCGGTTGACATCTATCTCGGTCAAGAAAAAGAGTCGGCACCGGTTCTCTTTCGACGTCGCCATATCGATATCGCCGGCGACGAGCTTTCGACCTTGTTGGAAAGCGGGATCGAAACCGTTTACGTCCCACGCGAGCAGGCGGAAGACTATCAGAATCACCTGCAAAACAATGTGGTCAGCATCATCGCAAATCATGATCTGCCGCTGACCGATCGACTGCAATTTCTGGGGGATACCGGACGCAGCATGCTGCGAGAGGTATTTCAGGGTGGCCAGCTCGACGAAACGATCAAGCAAGTCGGTGAACTCAGCACCTACATGTCGACGATCATTTCCGAAAACGAAGTAGTTGTTTCCGAACTGTTCGATGTTTTGCGACACGACTATCACACCTACACACACGTTTACAACGTGGCTAGTTACTCGCTTCTGCTCGCCAAAGGGCTTGGTGTTTCCGATGAAAAGGAGCTTCGCGACATCTCGATGGGCGGCTTACTGCACGACCTTGGTAAGCTTCGCATACCGCTACGCATTCTGAACAAGAAGGAACGTCTCACCGATACCGAATGGGCGATCATCCAGCGACATCCGACCGACGGCTTCATTGATTTAGCTGTGCGTGACGACATGACGGAGGCACAATTGATGATGGTCTATCAGCATCACGAGAAGCTGGACGGTTCGGGCTACCCAGTCGGAATAGGCGGCAACGAGTTGCACTTTTACGCGAAGGTCTGTGCCGTGGTCGATATCTTTGAGGCACTGACAAGCAATCGTCCGTATCGAAATCCAGCGACGAAGAACGAAGCGATGGAGATATTAGAAGGACTCACCCCGAACAAGCTCGATCAGGAGATGGTTCAATGCTGGAAAGCACTTACGATTCAGTAG